The Humulus lupulus chromosome 3, drHumLupu1.1, whole genome shotgun sequence genome window below encodes:
- the LOC133824585 gene encoding pentatricopeptide repeat-containing protein At4g13650 → MTLLVKSLTVCESIQHLHSPLSVSLLRGLCHSLTCKFKLQSSLRVFSSCNHHKSFTGYVIKLNSAGFSCAATSHVDDEIPLNGSEGSNSMGVDFLRLMEERGIRANSQTYLWLLEGCLNSGSLVDARKLHCRILKLGFNEELVMCDRLMETYISCANLEGAVKVLDEMSIRSLSSWNKIIQALLAKKLTSQVLVMYHKMVMNNVDPNEATFAGILKACGFGDVGFHYVEQIHARIICHGFDTAPLVCNLLIDLYSKRGYVDSARKVFDKLLLRDSVSWVAIISGLSQNGREEEAVMLFCEMHTSGISPTPYVFSSVLSACTKVELFDMGEQIHGLVFKGGFSSERYVCNALVTLYARLGNLISSEKVFSAMQNRDGVSYNSLISGLAQSGFGDRALKLYEKMQHDRLKPDCVTVASLLSACASVGALDKGKQLHSYAIKAGMSSDIIIEGSLLDLYVKCSDLQTAYDFFITTETENVVLWNVMLVAYGQLDDLSQSFEIYRQMLIEGIIPNEFTYPSILRTCTAVGQLDLGEQIHTQVIKTGFQLNVYACSVLIDMYAKIGKLDTALDILRRLKEEDVVSWTAMIAGYTQHDMFAEALKLFVEMENRGIKPDNIGFASAITASAGIKSLAQGKQIHAQSCISGYSNDISIQNALVSLYARCGGIEEAYLAFEKNDSKDNVSWNALISGFAQSGYCEEALQVFSEMNRAGVKANLFTFGSTVSAAANLANIKQGTQFHAMIIKTGYSSETEVSNVLITLHAKCGRIDDAQREFSEMQEKNEVSWNAMITGYSQHGLGIEALNLFEQMKQLGLTPNHVTFVGVLSACSHVGLVNEGLGYFDSMSREYGLIPNAEHYVCVVDLFSRAGRLSEAKEFIERMPIKPDAIVWRTLLSSCTVHKNAEIGEYAAHHLLELEPEDSATYVLLSNLYAMAKKWDFRDQTRKLMREKGVKKEPGRSWIEINNSFHAFFVGDRLHPLADKIYDFLAHLNERAAEFGYVQDCYYLLNEVEQEQRDPTTYIHSEKLAISFGLLSSTNNRPIHVIKNLRVCNDCHNWIKYVSRFSNRAIIVRDAYRFHHFEGGFCSCRDYW, encoded by the exons ATGACTCTCCTTGTCAAGTCATTGACGGTGTGTGAGTCCATTCAACACCTTCACTCCCCACTTTCAGTCTCTCTTCTTCGCGGCTTGTGCCATTCCCTCACATGTAAATTCAAGCTCCAGTCTTCATTGAGGGTCTTCTCTTCTTGCAACCATCACAAG TCTTTTACTGGCTACGTGATCAAGTTAAATTCAGCTGGTTTTAGTTGTGCTGCAACTTCCCATGTGGATGATGAAATCCCTCTTAACGGAAGTGAAGGTTCCAACTCAATGGGAGTTGATTTCCTGCGGTTGATGGAAGAACGTGGTATTCGTGCTAATTCTCAAACTTATCTATGGCTTTTAGAGGGGTGTCTAAATTCTGGGTCTTTGGTAGATGCTAGGAAGCTTCATTGCAGAATTTTAAAGTTGGGTTTTAATGAGGAACTTGTCATGTGTGATAGGCTTATGGAAACTTATATTTCTTGTGCCAATTTGGAAGGGGCAGTGAAAGTTCTTGATGAAATGTCTATTAGAAGCTTATCTTCCTGGAATAAGATAATTCAAGCTTTACTGGCAAAGAAATTGACTTCTCAAGTATTGGTTATGTATCATAAAATGGTAATGAATAATGTTGATCCCAATGAAGCCACGTTTGCTGGGATTTTAAAGGCCTGTGGCTTTGGTGATGTTGGTTTCCATTATGTTGAACAAATTCATGCGAGAATTATTTGTCATGGATTTGATACTGCTCCATTGGTATGCAATCTCTTGATCGATTTATATTCCAAAAGGGGATATGTAGATTCTGCTAGAAAGGTCTTTGATAAATTGCTTTTGAGGGATAGTGTTTCTTGGGTTGCAATTATTTCAGGTTTATCTCAGAATGGACGTGAAGAAGAAGCTGTTATGCTTTTCTGCGAAATGCACACATCAGGAATCTCTCCTACCCCATATGTTTTTTCGAGTGTTCTAAGTGCCTGTACCAAAGTAGAGTTGTTTGACATGGGAGAGCAAATTCATGGTCTTGTTTTCAAGGGAGGATTTTCTTCGGAAAGATATGTGTGCAATGCTCTTGTAACACTATATGCCCGCTTGGGAAACTTGATATCTTCAGAAAAAGTCTTTAGCGCAATGCAGAACAGAGATGGAGTTTCATATAACTCCCTTATCTCGGGTCTAGCTCAGTCTGGTTTTGGTGATAGAGCTTTAAAACTGTATGAGAAAATGCAACATGACCGTTTAAAACCAGATTGTGTCACAGTGGCAAGCCTTTTAAGTGCCTGTGCTTCTGTTGGAGCACTCGATAAAGGAAAACAACTCCATTCATATGCTATAAAAGCAGGAATGTCTTCAGATATTATCATTGAAGGTTCTCTGTTAGATCTATATGTTAAATGTTCTGATTTGCAAACTGCTTATGATTTTTTCATTACAACAGAGACAGAAAATGTGGTACTATGGAATGTGATGCTAGTTGCCTATGGACAGTTAGATGATCTAAGTCAATCATTTGAAATTTATAGGCAGATGCTGATAGAAGGTATTATTCCCAATGAATTCACTTATCCAAGTATTCTGAGAACTTGTACTGCTGTTGGGCAACTTGATCTAGGAGAGCAAATTCATACTCAAGTAATAAAAACTGGATTTCAGCTCAATGTCTATGCTTGTAGCGTACTTATTGACATGTATGCTAAAATTGGAAAGCTAGATACTGCCCTGGATATTCTAAGAAGACTTAAGGAGGAGGATGTTGTCTCATGGACTGCTATGATTGCAGGGTATACACAGCATGATATGTTTGCTGAAGCTCTTAAATTGTTTGTAGAAATGGAAAATCGAGGGATCAAACCTGACAACATAGGTTTTGCGAGTGCAATCACTGCAAGCGCTGGTATTAAGTCACTGGCTCAGGGAAAACAAATCCATGCTCAGTCTTGTATTTCTGGCTATTCAAACGATATTTCAATCCAAAACGCGCTTGTAAGTCTTTATGCAAGATGTGGTGGCATAGAGGAAGCTTACTTGGCATTTGAGAAAAATGATAGTAAAGATAATGTATCCTGGAATGCATTAATCTCAGGCTTTGCACAGAGCGGCTACTGTGAGGAAGCACTGCAGGTATTTTCTGAAATGAATAGAGCTGGAGTTAAGGCTAACTTGTTCACATTTGGTTCTACAGTGAGTGCGGCAGCTAATTTGGCAAATATAAAACAAGGAACCCAATTTCACGCAATGATCATTAAAACAGGATACAGTTCAGAAACCGAGGTTTCTAATGTTCTAATTACGTTACATGCAAAGTGTGGAAGAATTGATGATGCTCAGAGAGAATTTTCTGAAATGCAAGAAAAGAATGAAGTTTCATGGAATGCGATGATTACTGGCTATTCTCAACATGGACTTGGTATTGAAGCACTAAATCTTTTTGAGCAGATGAAACAACTTGGTCTGACTCCAAACCATGTCACCTTTGTTGGGGTTTTGTCAGCTTGTAGTCATGTAGGTTTGGTCAATGAGGGACTTGGCTACTTTGATTCCATGAGCAGAGAGTATGGTTTAATTCCTAATGCTGAGCATTATGTGTGTGTTGTGGATCTTTTTAGTCGAGCTGGTCGTTTGAGTGAAGCAAAAGAATTCATAGAGAGGATGCCTATAAAACCAGATGCAATAGTGTGGAGGACCCTATTAAGTTCTTGTACAGTTCACAAAAATGCAGAAATTGGAGAGTATGCTGCCCATCATCTTCTAGAGTTGGAACCCGAGGATTCAGCTACTTATGTTCTCCTATCAAATCTATATGCAATGGCAAAGAAATGGGATTTTAGGGATCAGACAAGGAAATTGATGAGAGAAAAGGGTGTGAAGAAAGAGCCTGGCCGTAGTTGGATTGAGATTAACAACTCATTTCATGCATTCTTTGTCGGTGACCGACTCCATCCACTTGCAGATAAGATATATGACTTCTTAGCACATTTGAATGAGCGTGCTGCTGAATTTGGTTATGTACAGGACTGCTATTACCTTTTAAATGAGGTAGAACAAGAGCAGAGGGACCCAACAACATATATTCATAGTGAGAAACTGGCAATATCTTTTGGACTCCTTAGCTCTACTAATAACCGTCCTATACACGTGATTAAGAATCTCCGTGTTTGTAATGATTGCCATAACTGGATTAAGTATGTATCGAGATTCTCAAATCGAGCTATCATAGTAAGGGATGCATATCGTTTTCACCATTTTGAAGGTGGTTTCTGTTCATGTAGAGATTACTGGTAA